A window of the Thalassospira indica genome harbors these coding sequences:
- a CDS encoding undecaprenyl-diphosphate phosphatase has translation MTLQHIILLAIVQGITEFLPISSSGHLVLAPALTGSADQGLLVDVAVHVGTLAAVLIYFWRDVFAMLGGFVRLFTGRINPGARLALHIVLATIPVIAVGFYFKVSGIEEQLRSVEIIAWTTLGFGILLWLADKVGMTINRLEHMRWGGALFIGLAQVLALVPGTSRSGITMTAARFMGYERSDAAQFSMLMSIPVILGAGLLAGIDLHQAGDINLTEDVLLAAGLSFITALIAIALLMSWLKRSSFTPFAIYRILLGGGLLVWIYVYGGAPLPFLS, from the coding sequence GTGACCCTACAGCACATTATTCTTCTGGCGATCGTTCAAGGGATCACCGAATTTCTCCCGATCAGTTCATCTGGCCACCTTGTCCTGGCCCCTGCCCTCACCGGCAGCGCGGATCAGGGTTTGTTGGTAGACGTTGCGGTGCATGTCGGTACTTTGGCTGCTGTTTTGATCTATTTCTGGCGTGATGTGTTTGCCATGCTTGGCGGATTCGTCCGGCTGTTTACCGGGCGAATCAACCCCGGTGCCCGCCTTGCCCTTCATATCGTGCTTGCCACCATCCCGGTGATTGCCGTCGGATTCTATTTCAAGGTTTCCGGGATCGAGGAACAGCTGCGCTCTGTTGAAATCATTGCCTGGACCACACTTGGCTTTGGGATATTGCTTTGGCTTGCCGACAAGGTTGGTATGACGATCAACCGTCTTGAACATATGCGCTGGGGCGGTGCCCTGTTTATCGGACTTGCACAGGTTCTGGCCCTTGTGCCGGGTACCAGCCGGTCGGGCATCACCATGACGGCTGCGCGCTTCATGGGGTATGAACGATCGGACGCGGCGCAGTTTTCGATGCTGATGTCGATCCCGGTCATTCTCGGTGCCGGGTTGCTGGCAGGGATCGATTTGCATCAGGCGGGCGACATCAACCTGACCGAAGATGTTCTGCTTGCAGCGGGTCTGTCGTTTATCACCGCCCTGATTGCCATCGCCCTTCTGATGAGCTGGCTGAAACGATCCAGCTTCACGCCGTTTGCCATCTATCGCATTTTGCTGGGCGGCGGACTTCTGGTGTGGATTTACGTCTATGGCGGTGCGCCCCTTCCGTTCCTGAGCTAA
- a CDS encoding DUF3572 domain-containing protein: protein MNKEAAETLAIRAIAHIAGDDELLQGLIAQTGMGLDDLKAGIASNEVQCGALEFLLSHEPFLMRFVEESGYAPEDPARAQIVLSGGPIWQD from the coding sequence ATGAACAAGGAAGCTGCCGAAACTCTCGCCATTCGCGCCATCGCTCATATCGCGGGCGACGACGAATTGCTGCAGGGGTTGATCGCGCAAACCGGCATGGGGCTTGATGATCTCAAAGCCGGGATCGCCTCGAACGAGGTGCAATGTGGTGCGCTTGAATTTCTGCTGTCGCACGAGCCGTTTCTGATGCGCTTTGTCGAGGAGTCGGGCTATGCCCCCGAAGATCCGGCGCGCGCCCAGATTGTGCTGTCCGGCGGACCGATCTGGCAGGACTGA
- a CDS encoding NAD(P)-dependent oxidoreductase translates to MTEKMLTFVHLEQKYPHKREASERRTDFNEIYAPFDDNSAADQSSRCSQCGVPFCQAHCPLYNNIPDWLRLTTEGRLEEAYAISAATNNMPEVTGRICPQDRLCEGNCVIEQSTHGAVTIGSVEKYITDTAFANGWVKPPKPAKENGMSVGIIGGGPGGMAAAEQLRLKGYEVHIYDRYDRMGGLLVYGIPGFKLEKDVVERRVKLLEEGGVVMHTEFEVGRDATLDDLRKKHDSVLIATGVYKARELKLPGAGLGNVYPALEYLTTSNRHGLGDTVPAYEDGTLNAKDKNVVVIGGGDTAMDCVRTAIRQGAKSVKCLYRRDRANMPGSQREVANAEEEGVEFVWLTNPEAFVGDDKVTGVRAVKMRLGAPDAGGRQSPEIIEGSSYTMDADMVILALGFEPEDLPTLFDAPELGVSRWGTVKIDFRTMMTNLDGVFAAGDIARGASLVVWAIRDGRDAADRIDEYLLARKEAAA, encoded by the coding sequence ATGACAGAAAAGATGCTGACATTTGTTCATCTTGAACAAAAATATCCGCACAAAAGAGAAGCGTCCGAGCGCCGCACGGATTTCAACGAAATTTATGCACCGTTTGATGACAATAGTGCCGCCGATCAATCATCGCGCTGCTCGCAGTGTGGAGTGCCATTCTGCCAGGCGCATTGCCCGCTTTATAACAACATCCCCGATTGGCTGCGCCTGACCACCGAAGGTCGCCTTGAAGAGGCTTATGCCATCTCGGCTGCAACCAACAACATGCCCGAAGTCACCGGTCGCATCTGCCCGCAGGATCGCCTGTGTGAAGGCAATTGTGTGATCGAACAGTCGACCCACGGCGCTGTTACCATCGGTTCTGTTGAAAAATACATCACCGACACTGCCTTTGCGAATGGCTGGGTGAAGCCGCCGAAACCGGCCAAGGAAAATGGCATGTCGGTTGGCATCATCGGCGGTGGTCCGGGCGGTATGGCCGCGGCCGAACAGCTGCGCCTCAAAGGTTACGAAGTCCATATCTATGACCGTTATGACCGCATGGGCGGGCTGCTGGTTTATGGTATTCCGGGCTTCAAACTTGAAAAGGATGTCGTCGAACGCCGTGTGAAGCTTCTCGAAGAAGGTGGTGTTGTCATGCACACCGAATTCGAGGTTGGCCGCGATGCGACCCTTGATGACCTGCGCAAGAAACATGACAGCGTTCTGATCGCGACCGGCGTTTACAAGGCCCGCGAACTGAAGCTGCCCGGTGCCGGTCTTGGCAACGTCTATCCGGCACTTGAATACCTGACCACGTCCAACCGCCACGGCCTGGGTGACACGGTTCCGGCTTACGAAGACGGAACGCTGAATGCCAAGGACAAGAATGTTGTCGTGATCGGTGGTGGTGATACCGCCATGGACTGTGTCCGTACTGCGATCCGTCAGGGTGCCAAATCGGTCAAGTGTCTCTATCGCCGTGACCGTGCAAACATGCCGGGCTCGCAGCGCGAAGTCGCCAATGCCGAGGAAGAAGGTGTCGAGTTTGTCTGGCTGACCAACCCCGAAGCCTTTGTCGGCGATGACAAAGTAACCGGTGTGCGTGCGGTCAAGATGCGCCTTGGTGCCCCGGATGCCGGTGGCCGTCAAAGCCCGGAAATCATCGAAGGTTCAAGCTACACCATGGATGCCGACATGGTCATCCTGGCGCTTGGTTTCGAACCCGAAGACCTGCCGACCCTGTTTGATGCGCCGGAACTGGGTGTGTCGCGTTGGGGGACGGTCAAGATCGACTTCCGCACCATGATGACCAATCTCGATGGCGTGTTTGCTGCGGGTGATATTGCCCGTGGTGCCTCGCTTGTGGTCTGGGCAATTCGTGATGGCCGTGATGCGGCTGACCGGATTGATGAGTATTTGCTGGCGCGCAAAGAAGCTGCTGCTTAA
- the bluB gene encoding 5,6-dimethylbenzimidazole synthase, which yields MTKPDQIATNSAPETDLTPPVFDQAFQKQFINLLLWRRDVRRFRTDPIPKGDIDDLIKEACLAPSVGNCQPWRFVKVNDPKRRKSIRDSFERANNEALNDYHGERAKLYASLKLQGMDQAPVQLAVFADEETEAGMGLGRKTMPEMLDYSAVAAVQLLWLAARVKGIGVGWVSILEPDVVGKTLDVPDHWRLIAYLCIGYPEEDHVVPELVREGWQDRIDPDALTLER from the coding sequence ATGACCAAACCAGATCAGATTGCCACAAACAGCGCCCCGGAAACGGACCTGACGCCGCCGGTTTTTGACCAGGCCTTTCAAAAGCAGTTCATCAATCTTTTGCTCTGGCGGCGTGACGTCCGGCGTTTTCGCACCGACCCGATCCCTAAGGGCGATATCGACGATCTGATCAAGGAAGCCTGCCTGGCGCCCTCAGTCGGCAATTGCCAGCCATGGCGTTTTGTGAAGGTCAATGATCCGAAACGCCGCAAGTCAATCCGCGACAGTTTCGAACGCGCCAACAATGAAGCACTTAATGATTATCACGGTGAACGCGCCAAGCTTTATGCGTCGCTGAAGCTTCAGGGTATGGATCAGGCCCCGGTACAGTTGGCCGTGTTTGCCGATGAAGAAACCGAAGCAGGCATGGGCCTTGGGCGCAAGACCATGCCTGAGATGCTTGATTATTCTGCGGTCGCCGCTGTGCAGTTGCTGTGGCTGGCGGCACGTGTCAAGGGCATCGGGGTTGGCTGGGTTTCGATCCTTGAGCCGGATGTGGTTGGCAAGACGCTTGATGTGCCCGACCACTGGCGCCTCATTGCCTATCTTTGTATCGGATATCCCGAAGAAGATCACGTCGTGCCCGAACTGGTGCGCGAAGGCTGGCAGGATCGCATTGATCCCGATGCGCTGACACTTGAACGCTGA
- a CDS encoding GNAT family N-acetyltransferase, whose amino-acid sequence MFLRPLDPAADGAALHRIFGDPDCCTWLPDPAFADLDATIAKLREWTTGFEATSWVICETPDGPALGRIALYNVGRDEDVWEAACMVTPAARGRNYAARGLYAAIRYLFENTTARRVFADIDPDNHASIRTFEKLGFTREGVLRGEWQTHIGIRDSVIFGLLRTDSLTDIPNPPELITA is encoded by the coding sequence ATGTTTTTACGTCCCCTTGACCCGGCGGCAGATGGCGCCGCATTGCACCGCATTTTCGGTGATCCGGATTGCTGTACCTGGCTTCCTGACCCGGCCTTTGCCGATCTTGATGCGACAATTGCCAAATTGCGCGAATGGACAACCGGGTTTGAAGCGACATCATGGGTGATCTGCGAGACACCGGATGGACCGGCCCTTGGACGTATTGCGCTTTATAATGTCGGACGTGACGAGGATGTCTGGGAAGCGGCCTGTATGGTGACCCCGGCCGCACGCGGTCGGAATTACGCCGCACGTGGTCTTTATGCCGCGATCCGGTATCTGTTTGAAAATACCACCGCGCGCCGGGTGTTTGCCGATATCGACCCGGACAATCACGCGTCGATCAGAACATTTGAAAAGCTGGGCTTCACCCGCGAGGGTGTTCTGCGCGGCGAGTGGCAAACCCATATCGGCATTCGTGATTCTGTGATTTTCGGGCTGCTGCGCACCGACAGCCTTACCGATATTCCCAATCCGCCTGAATTAATCACCGCCTAG
- a CDS encoding cation-transporting P-type ATPase, with protein sequence MNKVAAKSTELSGVPIQQDGAWHALPADQALEDFQTSPQGLDAEQASERLAQYGPNRLDPPRRRGPLIRFLSQFNNVLIYVLLLAALVTAALAHWVDTSVILAVVVINAIIGFVQEGRAESALEAIRNMLSLAAIVERAGRKIEIPAEDVVPGDIIHLQSGDKVPADLRLIRVKGLQIQEAILTGESVPVDKAVSPVAEDAALGDRFSMAYSGTMVTHGQGCGVVVATGAKTEIGRISALLSEVTTLTTPLLRQMSTFGRKLSAAIMAVAFVTFAIGVWVHGRGAADMFVGAVALAVAAIPEGLPAIMTIALATGVQRMAARRAIIRRLPVVEALGSVSVICSDKTGTLTRNEMTVQSLATGKHLYAVTGTGYRPEGAFELDGKPVKPDDHPGLTEMARGALLCSDAGLHESDGQWSVDGDPTEGALVALAMKAELEPGTENRQLPRHDVIPFESEHRFMATLHHHAEGHGFIYVKGAPERILAMCNSQGGPDYQEVLDRPYWEARMQEMAENGQRVLALAFRPTHNGHHQLVFDDVKQDLVLIGLYGLVDPPRDEAIAAVAKCRAAGIAVKMITGDHAITAGAIARQLGLGDGEPVVSGHELDGLDDDALRAVAQKSHVFARTSPEHKLRLVKALQAEGHVVAMTGDGVNDAPALKRADVGVAMGQKGNEAAKEAAEMVLVDDNFASIAAAVEEGRTVYDNLVKSILFILPSSGGEALTIVMALALGQLLPITAPQILWVNMITAVTLALALAFEPAEDNVMKRQPRRRDAPLLSGFLIWRTIFVSLILVAGVYGVFVWFQNRGADLEVSRTVAVNTLVMFELFYLFNARFLTASAFNRQGLLGSRAVLIAVALVVLFQLIYTYAPPMQYLFESVAIPPLGWAMAVGVGFSVFVLVEIEKACLRHWQKRKTG encoded by the coding sequence ATGAACAAAGTCGCTGCCAAATCCACAGAACTTTCGGGCGTACCGATCCAGCAGGACGGCGCATGGCACGCACTACCCGCCGATCAGGCTCTTGAGGATTTCCAAACAAGCCCGCAAGGCCTTGATGCAGAACAAGCATCCGAACGTCTGGCGCAATATGGCCCCAACCGGCTTGATCCGCCGCGTCGACGAGGGCCGCTGATCCGGTTTTTGTCGCAGTTTAACAATGTGCTGATTTATGTCCTGCTGCTGGCAGCCCTTGTCACGGCGGCCTTGGCGCATTGGGTCGACACGTCGGTCATTCTGGCGGTGGTGGTGATCAATGCCATCATCGGCTTTGTGCAGGAAGGCCGGGCCGAAAGCGCACTTGAAGCAATCCGTAATATGCTGTCACTCGCCGCCATCGTCGAGCGGGCAGGGCGTAAAATCGAAATCCCCGCCGAAGACGTCGTGCCGGGCGATATCATCCATCTGCAATCGGGGGACAAGGTTCCGGCGGATTTGCGCCTGATCCGGGTCAAGGGCCTGCAAATTCAGGAAGCCATTCTGACGGGCGAATCTGTACCCGTCGATAAGGCGGTTTCCCCCGTCGCCGAGGACGCGGCACTTGGTGATCGTTTTTCCATGGCCTATTCCGGCACCATGGTCACCCACGGGCAGGGCTGTGGCGTGGTTGTGGCCACCGGGGCCAAAACCGAAATCGGCCGCATCAGCGCGCTTCTGTCCGAGGTCACCACCCTGACCACGCCACTTCTGCGGCAAATGTCGACCTTCGGGCGGAAGCTCAGTGCCGCCATCATGGCGGTGGCCTTCGTGACCTTTGCCATTGGCGTCTGGGTGCATGGCCGCGGCGCGGCTGACATGTTTGTCGGTGCGGTCGCGCTCGCCGTCGCCGCCATCCCCGAAGGCCTGCCTGCCATCATGACCATCGCGCTTGCCACCGGCGTGCAGCGCATGGCCGCACGGCGCGCGATCATTCGCCGTCTGCCGGTGGTGGAGGCATTGGGCTCGGTCAGCGTCATCTGCTCGGACAAGACCGGCACGCTGACGCGTAACGAAATGACGGTGCAGTCGCTCGCCACCGGCAAGCATCTTTATGCCGTCACCGGCACAGGATACCGGCCCGAAGGCGCCTTTGAGCTGGATGGCAAGCCCGTCAAACCGGATGACCATCCCGGCCTGACCGAAATGGCGCGCGGGGCACTTTTGTGCAGCGATGCCGGTCTGCATGAAAGTGATGGTCAATGGTCGGTCGATGGCGACCCGACCGAAGGCGCACTGGTGGCCCTTGCCATGAAGGCAGAACTGGAACCCGGCACTGAAAACCGTCAATTGCCGCGCCACGACGTTATCCCGTTTGAATCCGAACATCGTTTCATGGCGACCCTGCATCACCATGCCGAAGGCCATGGCTTCATCTATGTCAAAGGCGCGCCGGAACGTATCCTTGCCATGTGCAACTCTCAGGGCGGACCGGATTATCAGGAAGTCCTGGATCGTCCCTATTGGGAAGCCCGCATGCAGGAAATGGCCGAAAATGGCCAGCGGGTTCTCGCACTCGCCTTCCGCCCGACCCATAACGGCCATCACCAGCTGGTGTTTGACGACGTCAAACAGGATCTGGTCTTGATCGGCCTTTATGGTCTGGTTGATCCGCCGCGCGACGAAGCCATCGCTGCCGTTGCCAAATGCCGTGCAGCCGGGATTGCGGTTAAAATGATCACCGGCGACCATGCGATCACGGCGGGTGCCATTGCCCGCCAACTCGGCCTTGGCGATGGCGAACCTGTGGTCAGCGGCCATGAGCTTGACGGGCTTGATGACGACGCATTGCGCGCCGTTGCCCAAAAGTCCCACGTTTTCGCCCGCACCAGTCCCGAACATAAACTGCGTCTGGTCAAGGCCCTGCAGGCTGAGGGCCATGTCGTTGCCATGACCGGCGATGGCGTTAATGACGCCCCGGCGCTCAAGCGCGCCGATGTTGGCGTTGCCATGGGCCAAAAGGGCAACGAGGCCGCCAAGGAAGCCGCCGAAATGGTGCTGGTCGATGACAATTTTGCATCGATCGCCGCCGCGGTCGAAGAAGGCCGAACGGTTTACGACAATCTGGTCAAATCGATCCTGTTCATCCTGCCGAGCAGCGGCGGAGAAGCCCTGACCATTGTCATGGCGCTGGCCTTGGGGCAGTTGCTGCCGATCACCGCACCACAAATCCTGTGGGTTAATATGATCACCGCGGTGACACTCGCACTTGCCCTTGCGTTTGAACCGGCCGAAGACAATGTTATGAAACGTCAACCGCGCAGGCGCGATGCGCCGTTGCTATCGGGCTTTCTGATCTGGCGGACGATTTTTGTCTCGCTCATTTTGGTGGCTGGTGTGTACGGCGTGTTTGTCTGGTTCCAGAACCGTGGGGCGGACCTTGAAGTGTCGCGCACGGTCGCGGTCAACACGCTTGTGATGTTTGAACTGTTCTATTTGTTCAACGCGCGTTTCCTGACCGCATCGGCATTCAACAGACAAGGGCTTTTGGGCAGTCGGGCGGTGTTGATTGCGGTCGCACTGGTCGTGCTTTTCCAGCTGATCTACACCTATGCCCCGCCGATGCAGTATCTGTTTGAAAGTGTCGCCATCCCGCCGCTTGGCTGGGCGATGGCCGTCGGTGTCGGGTTCAGCGTCTTTGTGCTGGTCGAAATTGAAAAGGCTTGCCTGCGACACTGGCAGAAACGCAAGACAGGGTAA
- a CDS encoding autotransporter outer membrane beta-barrel domain-containing protein, with protein MHRRFQAAVIATVCLAAVTYILRREISQPPIIPQAFARDDAARPDAPVLRNKTTTRTANQQRHMNRLYDKMDEDLYDSRVAPLLFDGFLSPPQQATEHLQFGMGTPTPSEILAGRNALSSLARKLDLDSAAGTFPTQSRSVHAPISIWLAGNHSELENRITGSGYDPDLSGDTISIDSGVDYLIDDGLVLGIGVGWSSTVGESGTRQLGYRENNLALSPYFVSRVTDWFNLRGSISLGQSTIHQSPIGPVPDNLRYAERLDSTSISNSIGFGTDYEFGAVPLRIQLDGDITTAREYVDAARATSGGLVPGSIATTQLFDASVEARYRLGFGNHEIIPFAGQDETISLLNQNYGRSGSTRYYAGADYAYDPLSFDLSIQGFRNIATGSEDITGIRSEFSLIHDVAQSSMTLEPFVSVESTNIYLDTGGGITQQWGSFPASVSFELRRKLSYEVSHGNYTGFLTIDVPF; from the coding sequence ATGCACAGGCGTTTTCAAGCTGCCGTGATTGCCACGGTCTGTCTGGCGGCCGTTACCTATATCCTTCGACGGGAGATAAGCCAGCCGCCCATAATACCGCAGGCCTTTGCCCGCGATGATGCCGCACGGCCTGATGCACCGGTATTGCGCAACAAGACAACCACCCGGACCGCAAATCAGCAGCGCCATATGAACCGCCTGTATGACAAGATGGACGAAGATCTTTATGACAGCCGGGTGGCGCCGTTGTTGTTTGATGGCTTCCTTTCTCCACCGCAACAGGCCACCGAACATCTGCAATTTGGCATGGGCACACCAACACCCAGCGAAATTCTGGCCGGGCGCAATGCGCTTTCATCGCTTGCGCGCAAGCTTGACCTTGATAGTGCGGCGGGGACGTTCCCGACCCAATCGCGCAGCGTGCATGCACCGATCAGTATCTGGCTTGCGGGCAATCATTCAGAACTTGAAAACCGTATCACCGGGTCGGGCTATGATCCGGACCTCAGTGGCGACACCATCTCGATTGATAGCGGTGTGGATTATCTGATTGATGACGGGCTTGTGCTTGGCATCGGGGTTGGCTGGAGCAGCACGGTTGGCGAATCCGGTACCCGGCAACTGGGCTATCGCGAGAACAATCTTGCCCTGTCGCCCTATTTCGTATCGCGGGTGACAGACTGGTTTAACCTACGCGGCAGCATCAGCCTTGGCCAAAGCACCATCCACCAATCCCCGATTGGCCCGGTGCCCGATAACCTGCGCTATGCTGAACGGCTTGACAGTACCAGCATTTCAAACAGTATCGGTTTTGGCACCGACTATGAGTTTGGCGCGGTGCCGCTGCGCATCCAGCTTGATGGCGACATCACCACTGCGCGGGAATATGTCGATGCGGCGCGCGCCACCAGTGGCGGACTTGTACCTGGAAGCATCGCGACCACGCAGCTTTTTGATGCCTCGGTCGAGGCGCGCTATCGACTTGGTTTTGGCAACCATGAAATCATTCCGTTTGCCGGACAGGACGAAACCATATCGCTTCTCAATCAGAATTACGGGCGCAGCGGATCGACGCGCTATTATGCCGGGGCCGATTATGCCTATGATCCGCTGAGTTTTGATCTCAGCATTCAGGGGTTTCGCAACATCGCCACCGGGTCTGAGGACATTACCGGCATTCGATCGGAGTTTTCCCTGATCCATGATGTCGCACAGTCCTCCATGACGCTTGAGCCGTTTGTCAGCGTTGAAAGCACCAATATTTATCTTGATACCGGGGGCGGCATTACCCAGCAATGGGGCAGTTTCCCGGCCAGTGTCAGTTTCGAGTTGCGGCGAAAACTGAGCTATGAAGTCTCGCACGGCAACTATACCGGTTTCCTGACCATAGATGTGCCGTTCTAG